GTAATCGTAATCAATGCAACAATCATCTGCGCCGGTTCTAACATCATATTTGCCAATCCCGCCGCACCAAAATCACGGCGAATTAGCCCCATAATAAATACATTTGCTGTCTCTTTTGGCAACTTTAATATTCCTGTGGTCAATGGTGCTAAAGCATCTTGGATTATGACTAATACATTGGTTACTTCAAGCGTTGTCACGATTGCTGCACCAAGTGCAAAAATCGGTGCAGCTTCTTTTATAAAAGCTACCGATTTCGTCATCATTTTTGTCAATACATTATCTAAGCGTGGTAACCGAATCGGCGGTAAATCAATAAGTAAATCCGTTGGCTTTCCCGGTAAAATCATATGAAGTGCTTTACCAACAATCCCTAGAGTCAATAACATCACCAATATGTAGACTACTATATATTTTGCTCCAATACCAGCCAGCAGACCTGCGATAACACCAAGCTGAGCTGAACATGGAATTGCCAAACCCAGAAGCGCTACCGCAATCGTTCGTTCGCGTTCCGATCCCATTAATCGTGTAGAGATTGTTGCCATCGTTACACAGCCAAACCCGAGGATCATCGGAATAACTGCCCGCCCATTTAACCCTACCATATTCATGATGCGGTCAATCAACGTAGCTAAACGCGGTAAATACCCTGAATCCTCCATAATGGACATAATAAAGTAAAAGCCTAAGACCAAAGGTAACAAAAGACCAAACACATACGTTACCGTCATCGTCAATATGCCAAATTCACCAATTAAATATGCACCTAGAATTGAATATTCTGGAATAAATAAACCTACAACATTTCTGACTATTGGTTCATAATAGCCCCGCATAATAAGATCTTCTGTAATATCAACGATATCTTGTGCAACAAAAACACCAATTAAGTAGTACATCAACGTAACTGCCACAGCTAAAATAATGCTACCGCTTATTGGTCTAAGCATCATTCTTCCTATTTTGGTAGAAAGCGATGATCCTTCGTGAGTTATCGAAACAATACGATCAACAATTTCATTGACCCGTTCACGACGTGCTTGATAGATTGTTTCACGGTGCTCTCGAGGCATCGTTTTATGCCTAGCCGAAACGTGAATATCGCCCTCCGCAATTAGTAAGGCATCAGCTTGACTGCAAGTATCATCAACGATACCATGGATTGCTTTTCTTACATAATTAGGTTGTTTCCCAACTTGCGCTGCATAAAGCTTTTCCTTTACCTCTTTTATCCCAACACCTTTTACCGCTACAGCTGGTATAATTGGTACACCTAGTTCACTTTCTAATTTCTTCAAATCGATACGGATTCCTTGTTTACGTACGTCATCCATCATATTTAATACAATAACCATTGGAATTCCCGTATCAATCACCTGCAACGTTAGAAACAAATCACGTTCCAAATGAACTGCATCAACAACATTAACAATAATATCTGCCGATAAAATAACATCTCTTGCTACTTTTTCTTCATCATTAAAAGAAGATATCCCATAGACACCTGGCGTATCCATCACAATATCTCCACCAAATTTCCCATGCGAAATATCTACCGTTGTCCCAGGGAAATTTGATACGTCAACATAAATCCCCGTTAATGCATTAAAAAAAACTGATTTCCCAACATTCGGATTCCCAACCAAAACAATTTTTTTCGCTCCATGGGGAATTTCTATATGAGAAAGTTCATCATGACATCCCACAAAACCACCTCAAACTTTCCTAACACCTAAATCAAGTCTTACTTTATATCAATTCCACTTGAATTCGCTTTGCCAATTGCCGTCCGATTGCAATCTCCTGTTTCGACCGCGATAGTACAATTGGGCCTGCAAAAATTTTTTCTATACAAACAACCTCAGAGCCAACGGAAATGCCAAAACGAATCGCTTGCGCACGTGCTTGTTGATCAGGAATATCCAATATTCTAATTCTAGCGCCTCGCACAACTTCATCTAAGGTCATCTTTTAGCCCCCTTATATTTAAAGATTAACATTTTATTATACAATACAGGATTCATTGTATTAATATTGATTATTAATGTCAATACTACTGTAATAAAAGTATGCACGAAAAGCACGCCTATTCTTAATCATATAAAAACTGTAAAATTCGACAAAAAATCTTTATTTTTTGCAAAACCCCATTGACTGGGTAGTTATACTACATCTATAATTAAATTAGTTATATTTACTAAAAGGACGTGAGTAAAATTAATACATCAGAATCTTATGAGGCTATCATAAAAAATAATTACAATACCTTACGATCCTCAGAAAAAAAAGTAGCAGATTATATCTTATTACATAGCAATTCTATTCATACAATGTCGCTCTCACAATTATCACTTAGCGCAGGAGTAAGCGAACCAACGGTGATGAGATTCGTAAAGAACCTCGGGTTTTCAGGCTACAGCCATTTTAAATTAAAACTGGCAAGTGATTTAGGCCGTGAAGCCGCATTAGATCACAATAATGATTTACTGATCGATCTTCACATTAGCCGCGAGGATAATACCAAAGATGTTCCCGCAAAACTTATCGCAATGACAACCAAAGCACTAGAAGATACCCTAAAACTTGTCGACATAAGAAATTATCAAAAAGCAATCGACATGGTTGTTAATGCCAGATTAATTGATGTATACGGCGTTGGAAATTCTGGCAGCATTGCAAATGACCTTACGAATAAATTTCTTCGCATTGGCTTAACCTGCCGTTCGTATACCGATAACCATTTACAACAAATTTGTGCTACACATCTAACAAGAGATGATGTTGCAATCGCCATCTCACATTCTGGTAGCACAATGGACATTGTCGATACCTTAAAACTAGCAAAACAATCTGGAGCAAAAACAATTGCAATTACCAATTTCAAAGCATCTACAATCACACAATACGCGGATTTATGTTTCTTCACCGGCGACTTAGAAACATCCTTTTATAGCGAAACGATGTGTTCGCGTATTTCCCAACTCGCCTGTGTAGATATGCTCTATATGGGGGTTCTTCTCAGCGACTATGATAAATATACACAAAGAATCAATAAAACAAACCTTGTTGTCAGTGCACGCAATTATTAAGCAAAACAGCCTTCTGATATAATTTTTCATATCAAAAGGCTGTTTTTTACTTATTTTATCCGATGATTAACCCTCTCGTCTATCGAAATAATTGATTCACACAAACTCAAAGATTTTGGTTCTCTTCTTGTAAGACTCCCGTCTTCTACAAGCGGGAGTTATACCAAGAGGGCACAGGCGAGCGGCCAAATCCCTGGATAACGATTTTTGAAATTCAGCTGGAGTGAAAACTCCAGCTGAATTAAGAACTCTGTTTATTTTTGACTTTCTTCGTAAGCCTCTTTTAACGCAATCGCCAACTGATCTGGGCAAGATGTCGAACGCGGACCACATTTTGTACCAGCAAAGCGTTCTATTACATGCTCTATCGGCATTCCTTTGACTATACTGGATATCCCAGATAAATTCCCATTACACCCACCGACAAACGAAACGTTTTTTACAATATTTCCATCAAGCTCTACAGAAATTTCTCTTGAGCAAGTCCCTTTTGTTTTATATACATATGCCATAGATTATACCTCTCTTACAAAATCTAATAGTCGAATTCCTATTACAATGAATTTCTTTCCATATTATACTTCATCCGGCCTACAATGCCAAGTCAAACCTATACTATACACGCAATACTTCATCTAATTGATTTGATGGCGCCAAGCAACTAAAATTTTTACATAGGTAAAAGGTTGCTTTTCCATTCAATAATTTATATTCCGAAGACTCTTTCTCTAGCACGATAAGATTTGTCCCTAATGGAATCCGCCCTTTTAGATACTCTTTATCCACTGAACTGCTTAGCACACATACCAGATGCGCCGGTGGATAAATATAGTTACTTAATGCAGATAAATAAAAGCTATGACTAGCCGGATAGTCTTCTGCCGCCCCAGCCATAAATTCAAGTTGGTCTTTCACTAACTTTGTCAACCTCTCATTTTCTGTCATCTGCATTAATTTTACAAGATTGTATGCCATAACAGAATTTCCACTTGGTATCGCACCGTCATACGTGTCCTTTGGCTTCATAATTAATTGTTCATTTTGTTTTCCATACAAGAAAAATCCACTGTTCTCCACATCATAAAAATCATCCACAGCCTTCTTGCAAAACTGTATAGCCCTTTTTAAATACTGCTTATCAAGTGTTGCTTCATATAACTGCATAAGCGCAAAGCCATACCAGGCATAATCATCTAGAAAGCCTTCATTTGAACGCTTGCCATTTCGATAACTAACAAAAACTTTATCTTTTTCGCAAAGGCTACGCTCTATAAATCTACACGCTTTTTCCGCAATTTCTAAATAAGTACTATCTCCAAATACCCGATACATCATTGCAAATGCAGCAATCATCATCGAATTCCATGAAGTGAGTATCTTATCATCTAAATGAAGTTTAGTTCGTGTTTGACGATATTCAAATACTTTATCGCGTTCTTTCTCATATTTTTCTTCTAACTTATCATGGTGTAATAAATTTGGGATATTGGCTCCCTCAAAATTTCCTTGTGCAGTAATCCCATAATACTCGTTAAAAGCCTCGCCTTTTTCTTTGCCAAGCAATTCAAGCAGTTCTTTATCAGAGAACACATAGTATTTTCCTTCAATTCCATCGCTATCAGCATCTTGCGCAGAATAAAAAGCTCCTGAAACATCTGTAAGTTCACGTATCACATACTGTGCAATCTGTTTTGCAACTTTTTGATAAAAGTCTCTCTTTGTTACCATAAATGCTTTCGTATAAGCCATTATTAATAGCGCATTATCATAAAGCATTTTTTCAAAATGCGGCACGAGATAATATGCATCTGTAGAGTACCGCGAAAACCCAAACCCGATATGATCGAAAATTCCGCCCTTATACATTTGCGTTAATGTCTTTTCTACCATAGATAAAGCCTGCTCATCCTTAAACCTTTCATAGTAATCAAGTAAGAACATTAAATTGTGTGGGGTCGGAAATTTGGGGGCTTTACCAAATCCGCCAAATCTCTCATCATACATTACATCAAACTGTGCAAACGCTGCGGAAAGAATAGATTCTGATAGATCCATTTTGTACTTCTGCGCCCCATCTAAATGTTTCACTACCGCTTCTGCGGATTCTATTAATTCAGCCTTATTCGTCGTCCACTTTTCAGCAAT
This genomic interval from Selenobaculum gibii contains the following:
- a CDS encoding FeoA family protein, with protein sequence MTLDEVVRGARIRILDIPDQQARAQAIRFGISVGSEVVCIEKIFAGPIVLSRSKQEIAIGRQLAKRIQVELI
- a CDS encoding TIGR03905 family TSCPD domain-containing protein, with the translated sequence MAYVYKTKGTCSREISVELDGNIVKNVSFVGGCNGNLSGISSIVKGMPIEHVIERFAGTKCGPRSTSCPDQLAIALKEAYEESQK
- a CDS encoding MurR/RpiR family transcriptional regulator encodes the protein MSKINTSESYEAIIKNNYNTLRSSEKKVADYILLHSNSIHTMSLSQLSLSAGVSEPTVMRFVKNLGFSGYSHFKLKLASDLGREAALDHNNDLLIDLHISREDNTKDVPAKLIAMTTKALEDTLKLVDIRNYQKAIDMVVNARLIDVYGVGNSGSIANDLTNKFLRIGLTCRSYTDNHLQQICATHLTRDDVAIAISHSGSTMDIVDTLKLAKQSGAKTIAITNFKASTITQYADLCFFTGDLETSFYSETMCSRISQLACVDMLYMGVLLSDYDKYTQRINKTNLVVSARNY
- the feoB gene encoding ferrous iron transport protein B, giving the protein MGCHDELSHIEIPHGAKKIVLVGNPNVGKSVFFNALTGIYVDVSNFPGTTVDISHGKFGGDIVMDTPGVYGISSFNDEEKVARDVILSADIIVNVVDAVHLERDLFLTLQVIDTGIPMVIVLNMMDDVRKQGIRIDLKKLESELGVPIIPAVAVKGVGIKEVKEKLYAAQVGKQPNYVRKAIHGIVDDTCSQADALLIAEGDIHVSARHKTMPREHRETIYQARRERVNEIVDRIVSITHEGSSLSTKIGRMMLRPISGSIILAVAVTLMYYLIGVFVAQDIVDITEDLIMRGYYEPIVRNVVGLFIPEYSILGAYLIGEFGILTMTVTYVFGLLLPLVLGFYFIMSIMEDSGYLPRLATLIDRIMNMVGLNGRAVIPMILGFGCVTMATISTRLMGSERERTIAVALLGLAIPCSAQLGVIAGLLAGIGAKYIVVYILVMLLTLGIVGKALHMILPGKPTDLLIDLPPIRLPRLDNVLTKMMTKSVAFIKEAAPIFALGAAIVTTLEVTNVLVIIQDALAPLTTGILKLPKETANVFIMGLIRRDFGAAGLANMMLEPAQMIVALITITLFVPCIASVIVMFKERGKLEGALIWLGSWVAAFAIGGIVAQVIIK
- a CDS encoding thioredoxin domain-containing protein, yielding MNQKPNQLINETSPYLLQHADNPVNWYPWGEEAFAKAKSEDKPVFLSIGYSTCHWCHVMAHESFEDEEVAEILNRHFVAIKVDKEERPDIDSIYMSVCQAFTGSGGWPTSIFMTPMQKPFYAGTYFPKHSQYGRVGFIDLLKTIAEKWTTNKAELIESAEAVVKHLDGAQKYKMDLSESILSAAFAQFDVMYDERFGGFGKAPKFPTPHNLMFLLDYYERFKDEQALSMVEKTLTQMYKGGIFDHIGFGFSRYSTDAYYLVPHFEKMLYDNALLIMAYTKAFMVTKRDFYQKVAKQIAQYVIRELTDVSGAFYSAQDADSDGIEGKYYVFSDKELLELLGKEKGEAFNEYYGITAQGNFEGANIPNLLHHDKLEEKYEKERDKVFEYRQTRTKLHLDDKILTSWNSMMIAAFAMMYRVFGDSTYLEIAEKACRFIERSLCEKDKVFVSYRNGKRSNEGFLDDYAWYGFALMQLYEATLDKQYLKRAIQFCKKAVDDFYDVENSGFFLYGKQNEQLIMKPKDTYDGAIPSGNSVMAYNLVKLMQMTENERLTKLVKDQLEFMAGAAEDYPASHSFYLSALSNYIYPPAHLVCVLSSSVDKEYLKGRIPLGTNLIVLEKESSEYKLLNGKATFYLCKNFSCLAPSNQLDEVLRV